The DNA window CAGCTTTTCGCAGATCATCACTCCACCAGGCCGGAGGGCCACACTGCGTTACGTACATTTTACTTAGAAGTAGGGCTCTGCTTACACTAGATttttcaaatttgtatggtaCCCTtggtgcgcgaatccgactcgcacgtGACCGATTTTTGTTGATGACTAACTACTGTGGTTGTGAAGTATATTGTGAAACTATTTTTTGAACAGGTGACGTCACTCACGTCTCTGGACACGGGCGTGCGTCCCGCCCCGAGCTGTCCCGCGTACACGGCGGAGCGGGACACCTGCCTCAACCTGTTCACGCGATGGACCGAGACGGACCAGGTGAGACACTAACAGCAGGCGACATCACTCACGTCTCTGGACACGGGCATGCGTGCGTGTGTTCCGCTTAAACGGGGGTAGTCATAAACTGctaaaattctgcttacgtaatacttaAATTAACCCTAAGGCGCAAGCCACACAGAAGAGACGTGGGACGGGGCTGCTTGCATCAGTTTACTTAAGAGTTACGGTACGGTTATTTAAGAGACAAGCCGGAGACGACCTCGCCCCGTCTGCGACGCGGCCCCGTCCCATGTCTTCTGTGTGGCTTGCGCCTAATAGAGAACCCATGCGGTCGATAAATCGCCTCTGTTTTATAAAGGGTTATTAACTGATGATGGTGTTTCCAGGTGGAATTTGTGGAGCAGCTACTGGCGCGCATGTGCCACTACCAGCACGGACACATCAACGCGTATCTCAAGCCGATGCTCCAGAGGGACTTTATCACCATGCTGCCGAGTGAGTACACAATGTTCAACAACTAAAATGGGTTATATAAAGCTGAAAATTTAAGTAAATGGCCTGGGACTGTATTGTCTAACGGCTGAATACTCGCGATtacattcgccatctctttctaccctcgtcctataccgtgtgacaaagagaagcggtgaaaacgattgtgattccgagagcattagacaataaggtctctattgtatgtagtagtaacgtgtccatATACCTATAGGTAAACAAATTCatgttcgaaattcgaaaaattACTTAAGCTCCATattaattctgtgcactactacgtacaacaggtcatttacttaagtttttaacCTATAGTACCATTTCGTGTAAAACGCAGCTGGTCTAAATAGCAAATTACTTCAAATTAGCAagtggtcaaaaaaaaattaacttgaGATCGACGTAGCtacgcttcgcggagctcctattacGCGTGGCTGGCTGAGGCTAATctaacctatgttttttcaagttttccaCAAAAAACAGGTTAgaaccagttgctttttagaccctttgggtacttagaccagctgctttctGGGCGAAGTGATACTATACCACTAAAATAAAAGAAGCTGCACTTAAGTTTAAATTAACAagactagtgtttacccgtggcttcgcacgcgtaaatattatatatgacagtttaaatttctgaattttacaaaatttcctctggaattcccaaaatttgcaTCATAGTCTTTATTGGCGTTGCattatacctataatattataaacaacattgccaaatttcatggctccaCACCCTTTTGAGATTTCACgtttttattcctatcccgtggtaatatcaggataaaaagtagcctatgtgttattccagatctccAGCTCTCTACATATtaagccgttttagcgtaaaggagtaccaaacatacacacaaacacgaaactttaaaatttatattgttagTAGAATTTTTGACAAGACCAGTAACCAAAGGAAGTATGTTATAGTAAAACCTAGATGGCCTTAAAAATCTGGAAAGTTCagcatttcatttatttacattgataTTCTGTCACATTTCCCTAACATATGCATGCAAAATAGACGTCAATCTGTTGAATCGCAAATTTACTATTTGAAATTCAAAACTCTACGCTCCAAGTAAACAAGTTTTTATTGAGAACTTTTGAAAACTGCGCTGTAGAATTTTGATGTAGAAAAACAGGTCGTAGGCGATCGGTGCTAGAGCTagcctaaggctgcgtttccagcAAAGATGTGCGAGAAATCTGTTTGTCATGGGTCATggaccaataaaaacgcttcatttaccaatcctcgcacagcacctcTCTGATGACAACAACTGACCAGGCTAGGTAAACAGCCTTAATTCCTCGCAACACTCGTATATCCTGCAGGTACTTCAAGCGTTTAATCAAGGTTTTTAAGCTGCCTGCTTCTGCTTCAGTGGACACTGAAGCGGAGCGAGGCAACGGAGCGGAGAGTGGGTAAtacggagcggagcgaggacgAGGCTGCGGCGCCACTGAGGCggcgacgagcggagcggagaggagacatgtagggatcgaccaatccctacacgtctgatgataatgaggcgaagacgagatgtggattcaactaatatgattggtcgatccctgcACGTCTCCTCGCCGCTCCGCTTGTCTCCGCCGCAGCCTTACACGAAGCGGAGCGAGGGCGTAATAcggagcggagttgcggactgtgATTGTCCATAGGCACGGAGTTAGATAGCGGAGTGGAGCGAGAAAGTAATCTGAAGCGGAGGCGCGGAgcggagctagatagcggagcggagTGAATAAGTAACGCAAAGCGGAGGTACGGACTGTTTTCCCACTCGCTCGCGCTCGTTTCTCCGCCTCGCTTCGCCGCTCCTCTTATTCGCTCCGCTATTCGGTATTGTATAGCGAACCTACGCGTCCTACCATTCCCCGGTTTCGTATGAAATTTTATATCATGCAAATCGAGTTTCGCTCACTTAAAGTAGCTGGATTGACTGGAAATTTTGTGTGAATATAATGGATAAACTGAAGAGGCGTGCCTTAGTAAAAATCTATAGCTCTCTCTGTTATTACTAATTGTCTTATTTCTTTCACAGAAAAAGGCTTAGATCACGTAGCCGAGAACATTCTCTCGTACCTGGACGCGAGCTCCCTATGCGCCGCCGAGTTGGTTTGTCGCGAATGGCAGCGCGTCATATCCGAAGGCATGCTGTGGAAGAAACTGGTCGAACGGAAAGTCCGTACCGACTCGCTGTGGCGGGGGCTCGCCGAGCGGAGAGGATGGTAAGCTCTTGCGATGTTATGCGCTCCTGGTACTTTCAGATGGAGAAATGCTTGAAAGTTGAAACTATAATTTAGGTGATAACGCATGCGCTCAGAGACGTTAATTAACTATAAAAGATAACTTAAACTTTTGTGTAATTAAAGTTTCCGAGTACGACGGTTTTATGGTAAGTGATCTGTTAGAGAGGTTCCGGCGGGTGCAGGGTAATAGAACAACTCTTTAAAAGCTATGGGTCCCTGGTACTGCGCGCGTCGTACGGATTTTCCCTGCCCCCTCGCCCGCAGGCGTGCATCCGCgaagtgcacccgcgccagctagactatggccaacgaaagctgtcccagacaaaccgcggaaaataaaaataaaatgaggctgacaacacttacTGTACAGTTAAGGGCAAAGATTATCGACaaggccaaagttacaaaaatatgtatacacgactttatgcacttaacattaaggccgtgtatacgtatttttggaagccgtggtggccgagtggtttgacctatggcctctcaagcagaggttcgtgggttcaaaccccggctcgcaccactgagtttttcgaaattcatgtgcggaattacatttgaaatttaccacgagctttacggtgaagaaaaacatcgtgaggaaacctgcacaaacctgcgaaaattcaatggtgtgtgtgaagttcccaatccgcactgggcccgcgtgggaactactgcccaagccctctcattctgaggggaggcctgtgccctgcagtgggacataggctgggatataggctgggatgatgatacatatttttgcaactttggccgttgATCAATGTCTTTGACCCAAAACTGATACCAGATTAATTGATGCTTAGCTTTTGGTAAAttataggtaattaaaattaactcgAAATTATAATCTTCCGTCACATTCATCATACATTCAGCCGAAGTGGGTGGCACTTTGATGCACTCTTCATACAGATCCTTTGAGTATGGCCTTTCACAATTTACATCAACTGTAAAGATGCATCAATTTGTGGACCATTTTGATGAGATTGGcgttgaatatatcttctaacattttaactctaacataatcttataacattttccattttgaggttggtaggaggttgaattaaacaaaatataataaatttatttcttaaagcagaaatatcaaaattatctaagccgggttagaatgacaatgtcaattttgacagtctcaaaagtgataccagattaaaaaatgcgtggacagctttcgctggctaCAGTCTAGCGTAGGCCCTCAAGGGTTAAAAGGCTCAACTCTGACATTTTACTAAATCTTCCGTCTCTATTCCAGGATCCAATACCTGTTCAAGCCGAAGCCGGGCTGCCAGCACCCGTCTCACTCGTTTTACCGCACACTCTACCCCAAAATCATACAGGACATCCGTTCCATAGAAGACAACTGGCGTATGGGCCGTCACAATTTACAGGTACATCCAACTAGTGTAAAGAATAAAACCCAGGGATCTACTTAGTCTCGCTCTGCTAAGCTGTTTCAACCAGAGTtgtgctgtgcgaagataggtaaatgaagcatttctattggttcatgaaaaacacattcctcacaacacatcctcgcacatctctagtggaaactcGGCCTTAAGCCGACTTTAGATAAAATTGTAACAtattactcttttttttttcagaggaTAAACTGCAGATCGGAAAACTCGAAAGGCGTTTACTGCTTGCAGTATGACGACAACAAAATAGTGTCGGGGCTACGAGACAACACTATCAAAATTTGGGACAGAAAGACTTTACAGTGTGTTAAGGTGAGCTatggtttattaaattattaacattttgagacatgtttacatttatttactataTTGTGAGGAACCTACGTACAGGTCgcttcacaagagctggcacaaaTGGATTTAACGAAAGTAATAGTCCCTTGGTCATTTTTTTAGGAAAATTACAAATGGGTGACATTTTCACATTGgcgtgaattttttttttttttttttattcgactggatggcaaacgagcaagtgggtctcctgatggtaagagatcaccaccgcccataaacatctgaaacaccaggggtatcgcagacgcgttgccaacctagaggcccaagatgagatacctcaagtgccagtaatttcaccggctgtcttactctccacgccgaaacacaacagtgcaagcactgctgcttcacggcaggattagcgagcaagatggtggtagcaatccgggcgggcggaattgtattcaaataggtaacacacagatactttcattcactcattcaatccattcgagCCAGCTCTTGTAATCAacctgtacagtcaactacaaagactGACTTAAATTGTGATCTAATCGTGCTAACCCTGAATACCACAGGAGCTCCAAGGGCACACGGGCTCGGTCCTCTGCCTGCAATACGACGAGCGCGCGATAATCTCGGGCTCCTCGGACTCCACGGTCCGTGTATGGGACGTCAACACGGGCGCCATGCTTAACACACTCATACACCACTGCGAGGCTGTACTGCACCTGCGGTTCTGCAACGGGATGATGGTCACTTGTAGCAAGGTTTGTTGTATTCTATGCTGTCCTGGTACTTTCAGATGGAGATGTACTTAAAATAATGGCTATTTAAGAGATACCACTGTGCTCCAGACTCGTCAATTAACTCTGATACAGTTATACACCTGTAACAATATGAGATGATAGTCACTTGTACCAAGGTCAATTATATTCTATGCTCTCCTGGTACTCTCAGAAACAGATCTACTAAGTCTGATAGACACTTAatagccttattcataaaaagttagagcctccttgaaggccctatgctaaaaaacatgattcataaacgtctgttagcgctaatcagtcgatcaaggctctgctaaagtcagaagaccgtagaccctcctttatctccctgctaagtcacaaaatggccgccacaagtttgaacagctgactttgacaagagcaaaaaaccataccaaagatatttttagtgaagggaggttacgttaagattaaaaaaaatccaggaaaatttattttcaggaatttttatttgaaaatcttctaaattaggtatttattactgctactttactaacaagtaaatatgaaaaaaaataattagaatgattaatataattactttttgcacttaggtacaacataaacatgcggatcggaaatggcgggatgGAACATCTCGATTTTTATCTTTTTCCTGCTAATtggctgtcactgctgtcaatttttttttttaattatcgatgaggccattttttgtctgatttgtcaagatggccaataTAACGCgactaatccgtctatcagcagctcaacaactagcagactgctagcaagcgtttatgaatcatacttcttgacaaccgtctaacaagcttaatcagtctgctaagtaacagaccgatcaaactgaattgaggattttttatgaataaggctgtaaaactCGATATGCCCTTGACGGTTCTCACTGATCGCTCCGCAGGACCGTTCGATAGCGGTGTGGGACATGACGTCGACGACGGAGATAGCGCTGCGGCGGGTGCTGGTGGGACACCGCGCCGCCGTCAACGTGGTCGACTTCGACGAGAAGTATATCGTAAGCGCGAGCGGCGATCGCACCATCAAGGTACATCTTTATATGGTATAAAATAATTCGCTGCATGTATGAAAGAAagtatcaatgagggctatcgcgtatgaattcgccgctagaggcgctagtgtagcgtgaggtctccgaaatgtcaaatctcatagtttttgggtgagctacgcgggtttatttataattagaataattttgtgaatattttgcaatattgaaattaattatggcaaatatgcggtccggggcaatgaatgtctgtgttttgagacagttttgtctttcggaaacctttttcctcccttttttcggaACTacgggactatggaacactgtggcatgctcgatatcttttggtacggttttaaggtgtattaaatatgattttaatctaaactttgttttcacgtaataacagactttgaaagccacacttaaaaacctcgcgCAACagtacgccatctagtgagacaaaaaacgatagccctcatttagaccgcagcaacttttttttgagtaaaacgaaacggtgcATCAAATGTCACCCACACCATGCtggaatgaaagcactgtataatacaactagctggtgcccgtgCCGCTGGTACCggtgtctttttttatttttattttctaaatctattaaataagaaccttctcctgacaacagcaaacacaacaaaaaaagaattagcgaaatcggtccagccgttcacgcgtgatgccgtgaccaagggaaatatggattcatttttatatattaaggtTACTTTGCTCTGCGACCTTACAATAACGATAGCATGTAGCGAGaacatggaaaaaaataaagttagttATAATGGCGACATCACGGCCGGCGCTGGTCTTTCTATAAATATTTCTCTATATTTCGACGCTGTTGCATGCATCACAGATAACAAATATATCTAACAACAACCAACAACCCTATACAGCAGAGTTTCTTAAAGTGAACCCCGtaggggtccgtagcatgtgtatcaggggtccTCAGAAGGTCAGTCTGTCAacatgtttattaaaataatattagaataaaTTTTTTGACAGGGGTGCGCggaattgtttaattttttgccgttcagtaTACATGAACTCGTTCTCTCCTTTCCAGGTGTGGAACACATCATCGTGCGAGTTCGTGCGCACCCTCAACGGCCACAAGCGAGGTATCGCGTGCCTCCAGTACCGGGACCGGCTCGTTGTCTCCGGCTCCTCAGACAACACCATCCGGCTGTGGGACATCGAGTGCGGACAGTGCATCCGGGTGCTCGAGGGACACGAGGAGCTGGTGCGGTGTATACGGTCAGTGCTTCAACAGAACAGGGGCTTCAACGGCTCAGCTGTGTGCAGGCAACTTGCGGGGCAGGCTTGGGGTCTCCGGCTCCTCAGACAATAGACAACAGTTCTATTttagtcagtggcgtagctaccggagggctagacgagGCAGTGCCCCGGGCCCCCCAAGCTCAAGGGGCCCTTCGGACTCTTGACTTACAAAGTATAAGTGACAAATCTGGCGaacgtcgaattcggaacacgacgaatacggaacaaacgataaTAAATATGCGTAAATCCATCCATATACCAAACacataaattgagaatacgaaagtatagaCTGCAtatggctacatttcagctatgaatatttcgtagtgttttgcaatgtGGGCTATCAATGTTTGTTTCATTAGATGGCGCACTgcagcgtgaggtttttaagtatggctttcaacgtctgttattacggggcgtgaaaacaaagtatttttcatataaatatcatatttaatacacctcaAAACCGTACCTAATATAGGCCATCGGTATAGAATAGaattgcatagtcccgttttgtttataaaaaaggaggacaatggtttctgaaagacaaaactgtctcaaaacacagacattcactgccccggaacgcataattgccataatttatttcagatattgcaaaatattcacaaaattattctaattataaataaatccgcgtagctcacccaaaaactatgagatttgacatttcggagacctcacgatacactagcgcctctagtggcgaattcatacgcgataaccCTCATTGTGACGCtcgatggcgaataaccggaatgcgcttggTGGGCTTGCCTcgcgcttgctcacattcgtcgaaactatttgagagaaacatgccattctcttctaacgACGTaaatgagacagagacatcatgtgTCTCTATCTCTactcgtctaggctcagttggtgaacttgttggttgttgtcagtgtaccgtatccttagtgtc is part of the Choristoneura fumiferana chromosome 26, NRCan_CFum_1, whole genome shotgun sequence genome and encodes:
- the slmb gene encoding beta-transducin repeat containing E3 ubiquitin protein ligase slmb isoform X2; the protein is METERMIEDTTPPQVTSLTSLDTGVRPAPSCPAYTAERDTCLNLFTRWTETDQVEFVEQLLARMCHYQHGHINAYLKPMLQRDFITMLPKKGLDHVAENILSYLDASSLCAAELVCREWQRVISEGMLWKKLVERKVRTDSLWRGLAERRGWIQYLFKPKPGCQHPSHSFYRTLYPKIIQDIRSIEDNWRMGRHNLQRINCRSENSKGVYCLQYDDNKIVSGLRDNTIKIWDRKTLQCVKELQGHTGSVLCLQYDERAIISGSSDSTVRVWDVNTGAMLNTLIHHCEAVLHLRFCNGMMVTCSKDRSIAVWDMTSTTEIALRRVLVGHRAAVNVVDFDEKYIVSASGDRTIKVWNTSSCEFVRTLNGHKRGIACLQYRDRLVVSGSSDNTIRLWDIECGQCIRVLEGHEELVRCIRFDNKRIVSGAYDGKIKVWDLPAALDVRTPQQELCLGTLVHTGRVFRLQFDEFQIVSSSHDDTILVWDFLNYGGASPAAPPPQPRPRSPDHERDLYD
- the slmb gene encoding beta-transducin repeat containing E3 ubiquitin protein ligase slmb isoform X1, which encodes METERMIEDTTPPQVTSLTSLDTGVRPAPSCPAYTAERDTCLNLFTRWTETDQVEFVEQLLARMCHYQHGHINAYLKPMLQRDFITMLPKKGLDHVAENILSYLDASSLCAAELVCREWQRVISEGMLWKKLVERKVRTDSLWRGLAERRGWIQYLFKPKPGCQHPSHSFYRTLYPKIIQDIRSIEDNWRMGRHNLQRINCRSENSKGVYCLQYDDNKIVSGLRDNTIKIWDRKTLQCVKELQGHTGSVLCLQYDERAIISGSSDSTVRVWDVNTGAMLNTLIHHCEAVLHLRFCNGMMVTCSKDRSIAVWDMTSTTEIALRRVLVGHRAAVNVVDFDEKYIVSASGDRTIKVWNTSSCEFVRTLNGHKRGIACLQYRDRLVVSGSSDNTIRLWDIECGQCIRVLEGHEELVRCIRFDNKRIVSGAYDGKIKVWDLPAALDVRTPQQELCLGTLVEHTGRVFRLQFDEFQIVSSSHDDTILVWDFLNYGGASPAAPPPQPRPRSPDHERDLYD